GGCATGGGCGCCTATAGTCCGTTGCCGCAAATGCCGGCTGACTTAGCCCAACAGGCGTTTGACCAAGTCTTGCGGCCAACGGTCACCGGGATGCAACAACGGCAACGTGCCTTTAATGGCATCTTGTATGCTGGTTTGATCTTGACCACCAGCGGCATTAAAGTGATCGAGTTCAACATGCGCTTTGGCGATCCGGAAACACAGGTCGTCCTACCGCAGCTGACCAGCGATTTTTATCAGTTATTGCAGAATATGTTGGCCGGTAAAAAAGTTCAGCCGACTTGGCAAACACCGCGGCTTACCTTAGGTGTGGTGGTGGCGGCAGCTGGCTACCCCGGCGCTTATCAACAAGGATTGCCGTTGCCTGACTTAACGCACTTGCCAGCTGATTTAACGGTTTATTATGCCGGCGTAGCGGTCAGGGAGCAGCACTTAGTCAGCGCTGGTGGCCGCGTATTCCTAGTTGCAACGCAGGCAGCTGATGTCCGTACCGCGCAGCAAAAAATTTACACCGCCCTTGATCGGTTACCGTTGGCGGACTTTAATTACCGCCACGATATCGGTTGGCATGCCTTGGGCTAAAAAACGTTAGTCATTCATATTTTGAATGACTAACGTTTTTTAGTAGCCTAATTTGAGATCAGCTTGATTGACGCTTAACTTGCCAGTTTGGCAAAAGGACTGTAAATTAGGATAAAAAATAGCAAATAAGGCGTCTTCAACATGATCGACAGTAAGCACCAAATAACTGACCGACTATCAAACTAACTAAATTCAAGTTATGATTACCTCATCAAATAATTGGTGAGGTGATTTTTATTGGCAAAACCCGATATTGTACAAATTAAAATGGATCAGTCTGAACCACAACCACGCGCAATAACCAAAGCGCTTCAAATTAAAGTTGGGACAAATAAATCAGTAATCGTCTACAACCGGATCAATAACTATATTTTAGAAGCAATTTTAAAGGCGGTGTTCACCGATGATCATTGATCAACGGCAAATTCGCCAAGTCTATTTAGTGTGCGGTAAAACGGATCTTCGCCGCGGCATCGACGGTTTAGCCGGCGTTGTCCAGGATCAATTTGAATTGGATCCTTATAATCAGGCGCTCTATTTATTCTGTGGTACTAGGAAAGACCGCTTTAAGGCGCTCTACTGGGACGGTGATGGCTTTTTATTACTTTACAAACGAATTGAAAATGGGCGGTTACAGTGGCCGACTAATCAGAATGCGTTACGCAAACTGAATGCCAAACAATTGCGGCGATTACTCAGCGGTTGGTCGTTAGACGCCACTATTCATAAAACATGTCCACCTGGACATGAAAAATAACTATTCAAGCTAAAGGAGACGTGGTAAACTCAATTCATAAAATACGGACTGAGTAGGTGGGCTAATGACCCCAGAAGAAGAAATTGCGGCGTTACGCAAACAGGTGGCCGAATTGACAGAGATGGTCGCATACTTGACGAAAAAACTTTATGGTCAAAAATCAGAACAAACGGACCCTAATCAGCTGTCTTTACTGGAAGGTAATGACGGTGTTTTTAGCGCGCCAGAGCAAACTGGCCAACAAAGCAGCGCCACAGATCAAGTACCGGCAAAGAAAAAGCGTAAAAAAACCCGGCAAGAAAGCTTAAGCCGCCATTTGGCGGTTAAAGAAACAATGATTGATTTAACTGGCCAACAGTGTGACCAAGGTCATAAGCTAACCAGCGTTGGCAAAAAGTTTGTCCGTGAAGAACTGCATTTTATTCCGGCTAAACTCTATCGTGAGCGTATTTATACGCGCACCTATAAGTGCCTTGAATGTGAACTAGAAGATGGGATTGCGCATTTAATTCAAGCGCACACACCAGCAGCTTTAATTCCGCATAGTCTCGCTTCAGCTTCGGTGGTTGCCGAGATCATCTGTCAAAAGTTTATCTTAGGTACGCCGTTATATCGGCAATTACCCAACTGGAAGCGACTAGGTATCGCACTTTCAGAAGCCACGGCGACCAACTGGATCATTAAATCAAGTCAAATGGTCGAACCAATCTACGACCTATTGTGGCAAGCAATCAGCGCGCAGCGCTATTTGCAAGGTGACGAGACCCCAATTCAAGTACTACGTGAATCAGGTAAAGCCGCAACCGCAAAATCCTATATGTGGGTGGCCCGAACGGTCAAACAATGTCCCCAGCAAATTATTTTATATGCTTATAGCAAGACACGTTCAGGCACCTTCGCCCAAAAATTATACCAGAACTTCACTGGTATCCTACAGTGCGATGGTTATGCCGGCTATAACTTGTTAGCAAACAGTGTGACTCGGGTCGGTTGTTGGGCCCATGTGCGGCGTAAGTTTTACGATGCCGCCCAAGTTAACGGTAAAACAGTAGCAAGTGTCCCCCTGACATTGATCGATGAGATGTTTGCCCATGAACGACAATGGCAGCATTTTTCCCCGCGCGTGCGGCGGCGTAGACGACGTAGTCAGATTCGCAAGCTACTTAAGCGCTTCTGGAAATGGATCGCTTCGGCACAGGTACTACCTAAATCACGTTTAGGCAAGGCAATCACTTACGCCGTTGATCAAAGGCCGACCTTAGATCGGTTAATCAATATTGGCATGATGGACTGGAGCAATAATGCTTCTGAACGCAATATGAAGCGTCTTGTGATCGGCCGAAAAAACTGGCTTTTCAGTACGAGTCCAGCCGGAGCCAGATCAACCGCCATTTGGCTAACTTTAATTGAAAGTGCCAAGGCCAACGGCATTGATCCACGAGCTTACATTACTTATCTGTTAAAAGAACTGCCGCAACAACCAGATTTCGCCGATCCGGCGCAGTTAGCGGTTTATTTACCATGGCATTATCCAGGTGCTCGGCATCAAAATAAAAAAACAACGGACAAGCATCAAGCTAAAAATGCCGCCTAACAAAAGACAACCAGATTTCTCAAAATCGAGAAGTTTGGTTGTCTTTTTAAAACGGGTGATTATTTACCGCTTACGATCGACAGTGCCGGTAGTGTGTGGCGTCATAAGCAAGTTCGGTGCTTGCCACAGTGGTGAATCGGTTGGCAACAGTTCTTGCTCAAAAACATCTAACGCGGCACCAGCCAATTGACCGTTTTTTAGAGCAGCGATCAAGGCAGTGGTATCGACTGATGGGCCACGGCCGACATTAATGAAGATCGGCGGTTGCGGTTGGCGAGCGAAAAAGTCAGCGGCAAAAAAATGCTGGGTGGCGTTAGTCAGCGGCAATGTATTCACGATGAAATCAGCTACCGGTGGCTGGGCCTTGCTAGTGGCTAACGCGATAGTTTCG
This is a stretch of genomic DNA from Loigolactobacillus coryniformis subsp. coryniformis KCTC 3167 = DSM 20001. It encodes these proteins:
- the tnpB gene encoding IS66 family insertion sequence element accessory protein TnpB (TnpB, as the term is used for proteins encoded by IS66 family insertion elements, is considered an accessory protein, since TnpC, encoded by a neighboring gene, is a DDE family transposase.) encodes the protein MIIDQRQIRQVYLVCGKTDLRRGIDGLAGVVQDQFELDPYNQALYLFCGTRKDRFKALYWDGDGFLLLYKRIENGRLQWPTNQNALRKLNAKQLRRLLSGWSLDATIHKTCPPGHEK
- the tnpC gene encoding IS66 family transposase, which translates into the protein MTPEEEIAALRKQVAELTEMVAYLTKKLYGQKSEQTDPNQLSLLEGNDGVFSAPEQTGQQSSATDQVPAKKKRKKTRQESLSRHLAVKETMIDLTGQQCDQGHKLTSVGKKFVREELHFIPAKLYRERIYTRTYKCLECELEDGIAHLIQAHTPAALIPHSLASASVVAEIICQKFILGTPLYRQLPNWKRLGIALSEATATNWIIKSSQMVEPIYDLLWQAISAQRYLQGDETPIQVLRESGKAATAKSYMWVARTVKQCPQQIILYAYSKTRSGTFAQKLYQNFTGILQCDGYAGYNLLANSVTRVGCWAHVRRKFYDAAQVNGKTVASVPLTLIDEMFAHERQWQHFSPRVRRRRRRSQIRKLLKRFWKWIASAQVLPKSRLGKAITYAVDQRPTLDRLINIGMMDWSNNASERNMKRLVIGRKNWLFSTSPAGARSTAIWLTLIESAKANGIDPRAYITYLLKELPQQPDFADPAQLAVYLPWHYPGARHQNKKTTDKHQAKNAA